Below is a window of Microbacterium saperdae DNA.
GACGCGATCCGCCAGATCGTCGCGGCGGGAGCTGCTGCCGCGGTCGGCCACACGAGCGCGGATGCGGGCGTCGCGGTGGCGGCCTTCGAGGCGGGGGCATCGATCCTCACGCACGCGTTCAACGCCATGCCCGGCATCCACCATCGCGCGCCGGGCCCCGTGCTCGCCGCCGCCGCGGATCATCGGGTGGTGCTCGAGGCCATCGCCGACGATGTGCATCTCGACCCGCACGTGATCAAGCTGCTGTTCGACACGGCACCGGGTCGTGTCGCGTTGATCACGGATGCCATGGCTGCTGCGGGCAGCGCCGACGGGCACTACGACCTCGGCGCCGTGAGCGTCACGGTGGCCGACGGCATCGCCCGCGCCGACGACACGGGTTCCATCGCCGGATCGACGCTCACGCAGGATGTCGCGCTGCAGCGGGCGGTGAGCGCGGGTGCGACCCTGCCTGCGGCGGTCCAGGCGCTGACGGAGACACCGGCACGCGCGATCGGCCGCGAAACCGAGCTCGGTGCGCTGCGCCCCGACCACGTCGGAGATGCGGTCCTGTGGGATGCAGAGCTGCACGTCGTCCGCGTCTGGGTGGGAGACCTGCTCAACGACTGAGAGGTCCGCACGACACGCGACGACGCGCAGCTCTGCGTTCTCCGGTACGTCTTCGCGGGAGGGAGGCCACCGGTCCCCAGATCGGTGGCCTCGTTCCCGCTTCACAGAGAGGGTGGGCCGGGAACTCCTCCCCCGAGGCTCCCGACCCGCCCTGCTGGTGCAATTGCCCCTCGCACCAGCGCCCGAACCCCGCCCCCCGGAGGAGTTCGTTTGGCTGTCTCTATGGGATGAGACGAAGGCGGTCCCGATTCATTACGCGGGTTCCCGATTTTTTTTTCGAGATTCTTGGACGCACCGCTCCGAACAGCCCTCCGAACTGGGATTCTGTGACGCAGAAGATTTGCAGGGAATTCCGTGAAGGGGTGGCCTTGCTGGGAGTTTCGGGTGAGAATGAAGAAGACGCGTGATGAGGGCCGCCCTCCCGCGTCTCTCTTGTGAGGGCGCACGAGCACCCCGAGACAGATGGATGAAAGTGCACGAAGAAGAGAACGTTCCGCACGACGAACCGATCGCTGACGCCGATCTGATCCTCCGCACCCGTTCGGGTGATACGGAGGCGTTCGGGGAACTCTGGCGACGCCACTACCCGTCCGGTATCGCGGTGGCCCGATCCGTCACGTCCTCCATCGACCC
It encodes the following:
- a CDS encoding N-acetylglucosamine-6-phosphate deacetylase, yielding MSVQSSASGSLLIHSARLVDRGEIVENAWVRIEQGRVVAHGTGADWTPADVVVDAVAAAGEGALLTPGLVDIHGHGGAGASFDDGVEAIRTARALHREHGTTRAVVSLVTAPLDDLARNVALVADLMRTDVDILGSHLEGPFLDPAHHGAHEPTLLRAPAAHDVVRLLEAGRGTVRQVTIAPELPGGFDAIRQIVAAGAAAAVGHTSADAGVAVAAFEAGASILTHAFNAMPGIHHRAPGPVLAAAADHRVVLEAIADDVHLDPHVIKLLFDTAPGRVALITDAMAAAGSADGHYDLGAVSVTVADGIARADDTGSIAGSTLTQDVALQRAVSAGATLPAAVQALTETPARAIGRETELGALRPDHVGDAVLWDAELHVVRVWVGDLLND